The Bacteroides acidifaciens genome includes a region encoding these proteins:
- a CDS encoding YtxH domain-containing protein, which translates to MKTRKILFAVLALICTVSLAITSCKDKKTQDKVNNRIENAKESADRALDKASDKIEAGADSVKEAWKETKEEVKDGAHKAKKEIKEGYNNAKKEVKKALD; encoded by the coding sequence ATGAAAACAAGAAAAATATTGTTCGCAGTTTTGGCGTTGATATGTACTGTATCTTTGGCTATAACTTCTTGCAAAGATAAAAAAACGCAGGATAAGGTTAACAATCGGATTGAGAATGCAAAGGAATCTGCTGACAGGGCGCTTGATAAGGCTTCAGATAAAATAGAGGCAGGAGCGGATAGCGTAAAAGAAGCTTGGAAAGAAACCAAAGAAGAAGTAAAAGATGGGGCGCATAAAGCTAAGAAAGAAATAAAGGAGGGTTATAATAATGCCAAAAAAGAAGTGAAAAAGGCACTTGATTGA
- a CDS encoding alpha/beta hydrolase produces MKRILLLTTVFIMMLGTSFSSAQTDADNFYKSDLVSVEKVSFSNQYKMKVAGNLFLPKNMKEGEQYPAIIVGHPMGAVKEQSANLYATKMAERGFVTLSIDLSFWGGSEGEPRNAVLPEVYAEDFSAAVDFLGTRPFVDRNLIGVIGICGSGSFAISAAKIDPRLKAIATISMYNMGTASRNGLKHSLTLEQRKQIMAEAAEQRYAEFLGGETKYTGGTVHQLTEKSSPIEREFYEFYRTQRGEFTPDGATPMTTTHPTLSSNVKFMNFYPFEDIETISPRPMLFITGENAHSREFSEDAYRLAAEPKELYIVPGAGHVDLYDRVSLIPFNKLESFFREYLKK; encoded by the coding sequence ATGAAACGGATTTTATTATTAACAACTGTATTTATTATGATGCTCGGAACTAGTTTTTCTTCTGCACAGACAGATGCAGATAACTTTTATAAAAGTGATTTGGTAAGTGTGGAGAAAGTTTCTTTTTCCAACCAGTATAAAATGAAGGTAGCCGGAAATTTGTTTCTGCCTAAGAATATGAAAGAAGGGGAGCAATACCCGGCAATCATTGTCGGACACCCAATGGGAGCAGTCAAGGAACAGAGTGCGAACCTTTACGCAACGAAAATGGCGGAGCGGGGTTTTGTTACACTCTCCATAGACCTTTCTTTTTGGGGTGGGAGTGAAGGCGAGCCGCGTAATGCTGTTCTGCCGGAAGTTTATGCGGAAGACTTTAGTGCCGCAGTTGATTTTTTAGGTACCCGTCCGTTTGTCGACCGGAATCTGATTGGAGTAATCGGTATTTGCGGCAGTGGAAGTTTCGCTATCAGTGCGGCAAAAATAGACCCTCGTCTCAAAGCCATTGCGACAATCAGTATGTACAATATGGGTACGGCTAGCCGTAACGGGCTAAAACACTCATTGACATTGGAACAGAGAAAGCAAATAATGGCTGAAGCGGCAGAACAGCGTTATGCTGAATTTTTAGGTGGAGAAACTAAATATACCGGTGGCACTGTACATCAACTGACAGAAAAGTCCAGTCCGATTGAACGGGAGTTCTATGAGTTCTACCGTACACAAAGAGGAGAATTTACCCCCGACGGAGCAACTCCTATGACCACCACTCATCCTACACTTTCAAGTAATGTGAAATTTATGAATTTCTATCCTTTCGAAGATATTGAGACTATTTCACCTCGCCCTATGCTTTTCATCACCGGTGAAAATGCCCACTCACGTGAATTTAGTGAAGACGCCTACCGATTGGCCGCCGAACCTAAAGAACTGTATATAGTACCCGGTGCCGGACACGTAGATCTTTACGATCGTGTGAGCCTTATTCCATTTAATAAACTAGAATCCTTCTTTAGGGAATATCTAAAGAAATAA
- a CDS encoding cyclophilin-like fold protein, translating to MRYYIIAILTMLTLSVGSASCSEDEPIQGTGQQVTPGNGSGSGDNGSNNNGNNSDDNDDNNDDTPVSNNLKITIGPVSFNATLENNETAKAFKRLLPMTVDMSELHGNEKYYYLSKGLPTASSNPGTIRTGDLMLYGSTCVVLFYETFSTSYTYTRLGRITNPSGLASALGSGGVNVIFEITD from the coding sequence ATGAGATACTATATAATAGCAATTCTTACTATGCTGACATTATCGGTCGGTTCCGCATCATGTAGCGAAGATGAACCTATACAGGGAACAGGTCAACAAGTGACTCCGGGTAATGGTTCTGGTTCCGGTGATAATGGCAGTAACAATAATGGCAATAATTCCGATGATAATGACGACAATAACGATGATACCCCAGTGAGCAATAATCTTAAAATAACAATCGGACCTGTTTCATTCAATGCCACATTGGAAAATAATGAGACTGCGAAAGCATTTAAGAGACTACTCCCTATGACAGTGGATATGTCTGAACTGCATGGTAATGAAAAATATTATTATCTGTCGAAGGGTTTGCCGACAGCGTCGTCCAATCCCGGGACTATTCGGACGGGTGACTTAATGCTTTACGGTTCCACTTGTGTGGTACTATTTTATGAAACCTTTTCCACTTCATATACTTATACCCGTTTAGGACGTATAACAAATCCTTCAGGACTGGCCTCCGCCCTTGGTTCAGGAGGCGTAAATGTAATTTTTGAAATAACAGATTAA
- a CDS encoding manganese catalase family protein, protein MFYHVKDLQFNARVSRPDPRFARILLEAFGGANGELTSAMQYFVQAFSCHNPFPDKYDMLMDIATEELAHLEIVGATIQMLLGPVNGEMKDAVETMDIRKLMNGKSAKEELIQQAFTNPQCVVVAPGSPMLTDSNGNPWCGSYVSANAELTVDLQTNMANECRAKIGYENLLKFTEDPSVRETLVFLMTREITHFQQFEAALNTIQPNFPPAVLQTSPKYSNLYFNLSKGEEYRGPWNKGKSSRLKEEWQYIDDPLGEVRKTNGLVDRKPEGTERTEKQVAQMDKQLSDERSNEVLSATPEKELMWCDYQKSEKGSKK, encoded by the coding sequence ATGTTTTATCATGTAAAAGATTTGCAATTCAATGCCCGTGTTTCCAGACCGGACCCGCGTTTCGCACGCATATTGCTGGAGGCATTTGGTGGTGCTAATGGAGAACTAACTTCAGCCATGCAATATTTTGTACAAGCTTTCAGTTGTCATAATCCGTTCCCGGACAAGTATGACATGCTTATGGATATTGCTACAGAAGAGTTGGCACATCTCGAAATAGTGGGAGCTACTATTCAGATGCTTCTCGGACCGGTAAACGGTGAGATGAAGGATGCTGTAGAGACGATGGATATTCGTAAACTGATGAACGGTAAGTCTGCTAAGGAAGAACTTATTCAACAAGCGTTTACAAATCCGCAATGTGTGGTGGTAGCTCCTGGTAGCCCGATGTTGACAGACAGTAACGGAAATCCATGGTGCGGAAGCTATGTATCTGCCAATGCGGAACTTACGGTAGATCTCCAAACTAATATGGCGAACGAATGTCGTGCCAAGATTGGTTATGAAAATCTGCTGAAGTTTACAGAGGATCCTTCGGTGAGAGAAACTCTTGTTTTCCTGATGACTCGTGAAATTACGCACTTCCAGCAGTTTGAGGCAGCCCTGAATACCATTCAACCGAACTTCCCACCTGCAGTGTTGCAAACTTCGCCAAAGTATAGTAACCTTTACTTTAATCTGTCAAAAGGTGAAGAATATCGTGGTCCGTGGAATAAAGGTAAGAGCTCACGATTGAAAGAAGAGTGGCAGTATATTGACGATCCGCTGGGAGAAGTGAGAAAGACAAACGGGCTGGTGGACAGAAAACCTGAAGGGACGGAACGCACTGAAAAACAGGTTGCTCAAATGGACAAACAGTTGTCTGACGAACGCAGCAATGAAGTGCTTTCGGCAACTCCTGAAAAGGAACTGATGTGGTGTGATTATCAGAAATCAGAAAAAGGCAGCAAAAAATAA
- a CDS encoding MalY/PatB family protein — protein MKYNFDEIIPRRGTNSYKWDSAGDADILPMWVADMDFRTAPPVVEALRKRVEHGIFGYVRVPDAYYAAVTNWFARRHDWQIEKEWIIYTTGVVPALSAVIKALTAPGDKVMVQTPVYNCFFSSIRNNGCGMIANPLIYRNGTYQIDFADLEQKAADPNVKVLLLCNPHNPAGRVWTKQELTRIGDICIRNNVWVVADEIHCELVFPGHTYIPFASISHEFLMHSVTCTSPSKAFNLAGLQIANIISADTDMQMKIDKAINVNEVCDVNPFGVEALMAAYNDSEEWLEELKQYLFANYSYLRAYFAEYLPEFPVSILEGTYLVWVDCSVLNQSSDEIVKTLLEKEKLWVNKGSLYGETGEGFIRINIACPRQQLIEGLNRLRRALK, from the coding sequence ATGAAGTACAACTTCGATGAAATAATTCCACGCCGAGGTACGAATTCCTATAAATGGGATTCTGCCGGAGATGCAGATATATTGCCGATGTGGGTAGCCGATATGGATTTCCGTACGGCTCCCCCTGTTGTGGAAGCGTTGAGGAAACGGGTGGAGCATGGTATCTTCGGATATGTCCGTGTACCGGATGCATACTACGCAGCGGTGACAAACTGGTTTGCAAGGCGGCATGACTGGCAGATAGAAAAAGAATGGATTATTTATACCACGGGAGTAGTACCGGCATTGTCTGCTGTCATTAAGGCACTGACAGCCCCCGGAGATAAAGTAATGGTGCAGACACCCGTATATAACTGCTTTTTCTCCTCTATCCGCAATAACGGATGCGGGATGATTGCCAATCCGCTGATTTATAGAAATGGAACCTATCAGATAGATTTTGCGGATTTGGAACAAAAAGCTGCCGACCCAAATGTAAAGGTTCTATTGTTATGCAACCCGCATAATCCTGCCGGAAGGGTATGGACAAAACAGGAACTTACCCGCATTGGTGACATCTGTATCCGGAATAATGTGTGGGTAGTAGCAGACGAAATCCATTGTGAACTTGTCTTTCCAGGACATACCTATATCCCTTTTGCTTCTATCTCACATGAATTCCTGATGCACTCCGTCACTTGCACCTCGCCAAGCAAGGCCTTTAACTTGGCAGGGCTTCAGATTGCCAATATCATTTCTGCCGATACGGATATGCAAATGAAAATAGATAAAGCAATCAATGTCAATGAGGTTTGTGATGTGAACCCATTCGGAGTAGAAGCGTTAATGGCAGCCTATAACGACAGTGAGGAATGGCTGGAAGAGCTGAAACAATACCTGTTCGCCAATTACAGTTATTTGAGGGCATACTTCGCTGAATATCTTCCTGAATTTCCTGTGTCAATATTGGAAGGCACTTATCTGGTTTGGGTGGACTGTTCAGTGTTGAATCAGTCATCGGATGAGATAGTGAAAACCTTGTTGGAGAAAGAAAAACTTTGGGTGAACAAGGGCAGCTTGTACGGAGAGACTGGTGAAGGGTTTATCCGTATCAACATCGCCTGTCCGCGACAGCAGTTGATAGAAGGGCTAAACAGATTGAGGCGAGCTTTGAAATAA
- a CDS encoding porin family protein translates to MKKFLLLILVAMTAFGVNAQTRKGEGSLMGSLGYQTNYERFGLQAQGRYAIANNLRIAPDLTFFFPKDKATGLDVNVNFHYVFNFSKDGQGFSVYPLAGIGMQNNFYGKQDIEVNGVTTQVDRSNSTKFAFNLGGGITLPLSERSFLNAEAKFMFAEDDNVVIMLGYGYKF, encoded by the coding sequence ATGAAAAAGTTTTTATTATTGATTTTAGTAGCAATGACTGCTTTCGGAGTGAATGCTCAAACTAGAAAAGGTGAGGGCTCTTTAATGGGAAGCCTTGGTTACCAGACTAATTACGAGAGGTTCGGCTTGCAAGCGCAGGGACGCTATGCGATTGCCAATAATCTTAGGATAGCTCCTGACCTCACATTCTTTTTCCCGAAAGACAAAGCAACGGGACTGGATGTGAATGTAAACTTCCATTATGTGTTCAATTTCAGTAAGGATGGACAAGGATTTTCCGTTTATCCTCTTGCGGGAATTGGTATGCAGAACAACTTTTATGGAAAGCAGGATATCGAGGTGAATGGTGTGACCACTCAAGTGGATAGAAGTAACTCAACTAAATTTGCCTTTAATCTTGGAGGCGGTATTACTTTACCTTTGTCAGAACGTAGTTTTTTAAACGCAGAAGCGAAATTTATGTTTGCCGAGGATGACAATGTCGTTATCATGTTAGGTTATGGTTATAAATTCTGA
- a CDS encoding cupin domain-containing carboxymuconolactone decarboxylase family protein — protein sequence MKKLVVALVVALVTFFGYNSLNAQNMKKEEVPQNISAFPIGEENVGFKQYFTGESWLARLTDNKDLNVPMSNVTFEPGCRNNWHSHTGGQILIAVGGVGYYQERGKASRRLLPGDVVEIAPDIEHWHGAAPDSWFSHLAIECNPQTNKNTWLERVSDQQYAEATKDNVVTGLKATDPELDGIFNNFTKEVQEYGDLDTKTRLMVTLASNIASQSQAEYRITLENALNEGITPIEVKEILYQAVAYAGMAKVRDFIGLTNGILLVRGAHLPLAGQSVVSSETRFDKGLELQKSIFGERIEQMHKNAPENQKHIQRYLSANCFGDYQTRSGLNVKTRELVTFSILVSLGGCESQVKGHIQGNVNVGNDKDMLLAVVTQLLPYIGYPRTLNAIACLNEMIPEK from the coding sequence ATGAAGAAATTAGTAGTTGCTTTAGTAGTTGCATTAGTTACGTTTTTCGGATATAATTCATTAAATGCACAAAATATGAAAAAAGAAGAAGTACCTCAAAACATCAGCGCATTTCCGATAGGAGAGGAGAATGTAGGATTCAAACAATATTTCACAGGAGAATCTTGGCTGGCGCGGCTGACTGATAACAAAGACTTGAATGTCCCCATGTCCAACGTAACTTTTGAACCCGGTTGCCGCAATAACTGGCACAGCCATACGGGCGGACAAATCCTGATTGCCGTCGGTGGTGTGGGATATTATCAGGAACGTGGTAAGGCATCACGCCGCTTGCTTCCCGGTGATGTGGTTGAAATCGCTCCAGATATCGAACATTGGCACGGTGCCGCCCCCGATAGCTGGTTCTCGCATCTGGCTATCGAATGTAATCCGCAGACCAACAAGAATACATGGCTGGAACGTGTGAGCGACCAACAATATGCCGAAGCTACAAAAGACAACGTGGTAACCGGACTAAAAGCTACCGACCCCGAGTTGGACGGAATATTTAATAATTTTACAAAAGAAGTGCAGGAATATGGTGACTTGGATACTAAGACCCGTCTTATGGTAACTTTGGCGTCCAATATAGCTTCGCAATCACAGGCCGAATACCGCATCACACTCGAAAATGCCCTTAATGAAGGCATTACCCCCATAGAAGTGAAGGAAATCCTTTATCAGGCAGTAGCTTATGCAGGCATGGCTAAGGTGAGAGATTTTATCGGTCTTACTAATGGTATATTGCTTGTCCGTGGCGCACACCTTCCCTTAGCGGGACAATCAGTTGTATCATCCGAAACCCGTTTCGACAAAGGGCTGGAGTTACAGAAATCCATTTTCGGTGAACGGATAGAGCAGATGCATAAGAATGCTCCCGAGAATCAGAAGCATATCCAGCGTTATCTTTCTGCCAACTGTTTCGGAGACTACCAGACACGTAGCGGACTGAATGTGAAGACACGCGAACTGGTTACGTTCTCAATTTTAGTTTCCTTAGGCGGTTGTGAGTCACAAGTAAAAGGACACATACAGGGAAATGTCAATGTGGGGAATGACAAAGATATGTTGCTGGCCGTCGTCACACAGCTATTGCCCTATATCGGCTATCCGCGTACACTTAATGCCATAGCCTGTCTGAATGAGATGATTCCGGAAAAATAA
- a CDS encoding OmpA family protein: MKKSIILLACVLGAFSAKAQTVIESTKFTDNWSVGINAGAVTPLTHSAFFKSMRPAFGVGFSKQLTPNFGLGFQGMGYVNTTQSKTAFDASDVSVLGKVNLMNLFGTYLGSPRVFEIEAVAGVGWLHYYASGDGDENSWSTRFGMNFNFNMGESKAWTIGIRPAIVYDMQGDYNRAKSRFNANNAAFEITAGLTYHFATSNGTHYFNKVKVYDQAEIDELNSSINALRGQVNTRDSELNTANQRINGLQQELNDCRTKVVPAETVVKTARIPESIITFRQGKSSVDASQLPNVERVASYMNKHPETKVVIKGYASPEGSAELNARLAAARAEAVKTILVKRYRVAADRVTAEGQGVGDMFTEPDWNRVSICTIEE; the protein is encoded by the coding sequence ATGAAAAAGTCTATTATTTTATTAGCTTGTGTGTTGGGTGCATTTTCAGCGAAGGCCCAAACAGTTATTGAAAGTACTAAATTTACAGATAATTGGTCAGTGGGAATTAATGCTGGCGCAGTGACTCCGCTTACTCATAGTGCTTTCTTTAAAAGTATGCGTCCTGCTTTTGGAGTGGGATTTTCGAAACAATTGACTCCTAATTTCGGTTTGGGATTTCAAGGAATGGGGTATGTGAATACAACCCAAAGTAAAACTGCTTTTGATGCTTCTGATGTTAGTGTATTAGGTAAGGTGAATCTGATGAATCTTTTCGGCACTTATCTTGGTTCTCCGCGTGTATTTGAAATTGAAGCTGTGGCCGGCGTAGGGTGGCTGCACTATTATGCAAGCGGTGACGGTGACGAAAATTCATGGTCTACCCGTTTCGGCATGAATTTTAATTTCAATATGGGCGAATCTAAAGCATGGACTATTGGCATCAGACCTGCTATTGTGTATGATATGCAAGGGGATTATAATCGGGCAAAAAGCCGTTTCAATGCCAACAATGCTGCTTTCGAAATTACTGCAGGATTGACATACCACTTTGCAACAAGCAATGGTACCCATTACTTCAATAAAGTGAAAGTTTACGATCAGGCTGAAATTGACGAGTTGAACTCTTCTATAAATGCGCTTCGCGGACAAGTGAATACTAGAGATAGTGAGTTGAATACTGCTAACCAAAGAATCAACGGACTACAACAGGAGTTGAATGACTGTCGTACAAAAGTAGTTCCGGCAGAAACAGTGGTCAAGACAGCCCGTATTCCGGAATCAATCATTACTTTCAGACAAGGTAAATCATCCGTTGATGCTTCGCAACTTCCAAATGTGGAACGTGTAGCTTCTTATATGAATAAGCATCCGGAAACAAAAGTTGTAATAAAAGGATATGCTTCTCCGGAAGGTAGTGCCGAACTCAATGCCAGACTGGCTGCAGCACGTGCAGAGGCTGTCAAGACAATTTTGGTTAAGAGATACAGAGTAGCAGCAGATCGCGTTACTGCCGAAGGACAGGGAGTGGGCGATATGTTTACCGAACCGGATTGGAATCGTGTAAGTATCTGTACTATTGAAGAATAA
- a CDS encoding DUF3737 family protein, with the protein MEQIRNKEYGGERPLFATHDLQLEDVTIHAGESALKECSNIIAINCRFEGKYPFWHTNGFIVKNCLFTEGARAALWYSQSLQMADTLVEAPKMFREMDGIKLENVQLPNALETFWYCRNIELKNVQIDKADYLFIHSENIKIQHYAQNGNYSFQYCKNVEIRNAVINSKDAFWNTENVTVYDSELNGEYLGWHSKNLRLVNCWISGTQPLCYAHDLVMENCTMAEDADLAFEHSSVKVTIKSSVHSVKNPRTGSIVAESFGTIILDKNLKAPGNCELKLWDELTCFD; encoded by the coding sequence ATGGAACAAATAAGAAATAAAGAATATGGAGGCGAACGTCCTCTGTTCGCGACCCACGATCTTCAACTGGAAGATGTAACAATTCACGCCGGTGAATCTGCATTGAAAGAATGTAGTAATATTATAGCAATCAACTGTCGTTTTGAAGGAAAATATCCTTTTTGGCATACCAACGGATTCATTGTGAAAAACTGTCTCTTCACAGAGGGAGCCCGTGCTGCTCTATGGTACTCTCAAAGTCTGCAAATGGCAGATACCTTGGTAGAAGCACCGAAGATGTTTCGCGAAATGGACGGGATAAAACTCGAAAACGTGCAGTTGCCTAATGCTTTGGAAACGTTTTGGTATTGCCGTAATATAGAGCTAAAGAACGTGCAGATAGACAAAGCTGATTATCTTTTTATACATAGCGAGAATATCAAGATACAGCACTACGCTCAAAATGGAAACTATTCATTCCAGTACTGTAAGAACGTGGAAATCCGTAATGCAGTTATCAATTCCAAAGATGCATTCTGGAATACGGAAAATGTAACAGTCTATGATTCCGAACTGAATGGGGAATATCTAGGCTGGCATTCTAAAAACTTACGTCTGGTAAATTGCTGGATTTCGGGCACTCAACCACTTTGCTATGCACATGACCTGGTGATGGAAAATTGTACGATGGCAGAGGACGCTGACCTCGCTTTCGAACACAGTAGTGTGAAAGTAACGATTAAGAGCTCGGTTCACAGCGTGAAGAATCCCCGCACGGGGAGCATTGTTGCCGAAAGTTTCGGGACAATCATCTTGGACAAGAACCTCAAAGCACCGGGAAATTGTGAATTGAAACTTTGGGACGAACTGACTTGTTTTGATTGA
- a CDS encoding 1-deoxy-D-xylulose-5-phosphate synthase produces the protein MYLENIYSPADVKKLSFNELNDLSNEIRASLLQKLSEHGGHFGPNFGMVEATIALHYVFNSPEDKIVFDVSHQSYVHKMLTGRKDAFLYPAEYDNVSGYSEPQESKHDFFVIGHTSTSVSLASGLAKGRDLTGGNENIIAVIGDGSLSGGEAFEGLDYVAELGTNMIIIVNDNQMSIAENHGGLYKNLKDLRDSNGLCECNFFKAMGLDYMYVNDGNNVEALVEAFSKVKDIQHPIVVHINTLKGKGYEPAEQDKETFHWLTPFNIETGKPKFAEDAEDYSEVTAQYLLKKMKEDKRVVTITSGTPAVLGFTPNRRQEAGKQFVDVGIAEEHAVALASGIAANGGKPVYGVYSTFIQRSYDQLSQDLCINNNPAVLLVFWGTLSGMNDVTHLCFFDIPLISNIPNMVYLAPTCKEEYLAMLEWSLHQNEHPVAIRVPATDVITCGEPMETDYSVLNRYKVTHRGSKVAILALGSFYGLGQSVASLLKEKANIDATLINPRYITGVDNELMDELKADHELVITLEDGVLDGGFGEKIARYYGASDMKVINYGAKKEFVDRYDIQELLRANHLTSEQIVEDIRKIIG, from the coding sequence ATGTATTTAGAAAATATTTACTCTCCCGCAGACGTAAAGAAGTTATCGTTTAATGAACTCAATGATTTAAGTAATGAAATCCGTGCATCACTCCTTCAAAAGTTGAGTGAACACGGCGGACATTTCGGACCTAATTTCGGAATGGTGGAGGCGACTATCGCTTTACATTATGTATTCAATTCACCGGAAGACAAGATTGTATTTGATGTATCGCATCAGAGTTATGTGCATAAGATGCTGACCGGACGGAAAGACGCTTTCCTCTACCCTGCTGAGTATGACAACGTATCCGGTTATTCCGAACCACAAGAAAGTAAGCATGATTTCTTTGTTATCGGTCATACATCCACTTCCGTCAGCCTGGCTAGCGGATTGGCGAAAGGACGCGACCTGACCGGTGGCAATGAGAATATCATAGCCGTGATAGGCGACGGTTCCTTAAGTGGCGGCGAAGCATTTGAAGGATTGGACTATGTAGCGGAGCTTGGTACAAACATGATTATTATTGTCAACGACAATCAAATGTCTATTGCCGAGAATCACGGTGGACTATATAAGAACCTAAAAGATTTGCGCGACAGCAACGGTCTGTGCGAATGCAATTTTTTCAAGGCTATGGGATTGGATTATATGTACGTAAACGACGGCAACAATGTGGAAGCACTGGTTGAGGCTTTCTCTAAAGTGAAAGATATTCAGCATCCGATAGTAGTACATATTAATACACTGAAAGGGAAAGGGTATGAACCTGCAGAACAAGATAAGGAAACTTTTCACTGGCTCACTCCTTTCAATATAGAAACCGGAAAGCCAAAGTTTGCCGAGGATGCGGAAGATTATAGCGAAGTAACTGCCCAATATCTGCTGAAAAAGATGAAAGAAGACAAACGAGTGGTAACAATCACTTCGGGCACTCCTGCCGTTCTCGGATTTACTCCCAACCGTCGCCAGGAAGCTGGCAAGCAGTTTGTAGATGTCGGTATTGCCGAAGAACACGCGGTAGCACTTGCTTCGGGTATCGCAGCTAATGGCGGAAAACCTGTTTACGGAGTGTATAGTACATTTATCCAACGTTCATACGATCAACTTTCGCAAGATCTCTGTATCAATAATAACCCGGCTGTTTTGTTGGTCTTCTGGGGAACACTGTCCGGAATGAATGATGTAACCCACCTCTGCTTCTTCGATATTCCGCTCATCAGTAATATTCCTAATATGGTTTATCTGGCACCGACCTGCAAAGAGGAATATCTTGCTATGCTAGAATGGAGCCTCCACCAAAACGAACACCCGGTTGCCATCCGTGTACCGGCAACGGATGTAATTACTTGTGGGGAACCGATGGAGACTGATTATAGTGTTCTCAATCGCTATAAAGTGACGCATCGTGGATCAAAAGTAGCCATTCTTGCTTTAGGTTCGTTCTATGGATTGGGACAGTCGGTTGCATCACTTCTGAAAGAAAAAGCCAATATTGATGCAACACTCATCAATCCGCGTTACATCACCGGTGTAGACAACGAACTGATGGATGAACTGAAAGCAGATCACGAATTAGTGATTACGTTGGAAGACGGTGTATTGGATGGTGGTTTCGGTGAAAAGATTGCCCGTTATTATGGTGCCAGTGATATGAAAGTTATTAATTATGGGGCGAAGAAAGAGTTCGTAGACCGATACGACATACAAGAGTTACTTCGTGCCAATCATCTGACAAGTGAACAGATTGTAGAAGATATCAGAAAGATTATCGGCTAA